One stretch of Streptomyces sp. MMBL 11-1 DNA includes these proteins:
- a CDS encoding L,D-transpeptidase: MNGQPISGASAGASGKRRGGTGLLALVLGALLLLVTACGGGDAGAGDEKGPAGSAKSEDTTASQAVVTIAPEDGAESVATSGALKIGATQGKLTTVKVSDPKGNEVEGEIAADGASWTPERHLAAATKYAVHAVAKDAEGRESAKDTTFTTLVPANTFIGHYTPEDGSTVGVGMPVSINFTRGITDPDAVERAIKVTAEPAVEIEGHWFGNDRLDFRPEKYWAAGTKVTVDLNLDGVEGRPGVYGKQAKKVSFTIGRSQISTVDASAKRMKVVRDGKQIKDIPISAGAPATTTYNGQMVISEKLKVTRMNGDTVGFGGEYDIKDVPHAMRLSTSGTFLHGNYWGASSIFGNSNTSHGCVGLRDVRGGYDNQTPAAWFYNKSLIGDVVIVKNSKDKQIAPDNGLNGWNMDWEEWKK, translated from the coding sequence GTGAACGGGCAGCCGATATCGGGGGCATCGGCCGGGGCGAGCGGGAAGCGGCGCGGCGGAACGGGGCTCCTGGCCCTGGTTCTGGGCGCATTGCTGTTGCTGGTGACGGCGTGCGGCGGCGGCGACGCCGGCGCGGGGGACGAGAAGGGGCCGGCGGGCAGCGCGAAGAGTGAGGACACGACCGCTTCGCAGGCGGTGGTGACCATCGCGCCCGAGGACGGCGCGGAGTCCGTGGCGACCAGCGGTGCGCTGAAGATCGGCGCCACGCAGGGCAAGCTGACCACGGTGAAGGTCTCCGACCCCAAGGGCAACGAGGTCGAGGGGGAGATCGCGGCCGACGGCGCGAGCTGGACGCCCGAACGGCACCTCGCCGCCGCCACGAAGTACGCGGTGCACGCGGTGGCGAAGGACGCGGAGGGACGTGAGTCGGCGAAGGACACCACCTTCACCACGCTCGTCCCGGCGAACACCTTCATCGGCCACTACACGCCCGAGGACGGTTCCACCGTCGGGGTCGGCATGCCGGTCTCCATCAACTTCACCCGGGGCATCACCGACCCCGACGCGGTGGAGCGGGCGATCAAGGTGACGGCCGAGCCGGCCGTCGAGATCGAGGGCCACTGGTTCGGGAACGACCGTCTCGACTTCCGCCCGGAGAAGTACTGGGCGGCGGGCACCAAGGTGACCGTCGACCTCAACCTCGACGGCGTCGAGGGCCGGCCGGGCGTCTACGGCAAGCAGGCCAAGAAGGTGTCGTTCACCATCGGCCGCAGCCAGATCTCGACCGTCGACGCGAGCGCGAAGCGGATGAAGGTGGTCCGCGACGGCAAGCAGATCAAGGACATCCCGATCTCCGCGGGCGCACCGGCGACGACCACGTACAACGGTCAGATGGTCATCAGCGAGAAGCTGAAGGTGACCCGGATGAACGGCGACACCGTGGGCTTCGGCGGCGAGTACGACATCAAGGACGTGCCGCACGCCATGCGGCTGTCGACGTCGGGCACCTTCCTGCACGGCAACTACTGGGGCGCGTCCTCCATCTTCGGCAACTCCAACACCAGCCACGGCTGTGTCGGTCTGCGGGATGTGCGCGGCGGCTACGACAACCAGACGCCGGCGGCCTGGTTCTACAACAAGTCGCTGATCGGCGACGTGGTCATCGTGAAGAACTCGAAGGACAAGCAGATCGCCCCGGACAACGGCCTCAACGGCTGGAACATGGACTGGGAGGAGTGGAAGAAGTAG
- a CDS encoding enoyl-CoA hydratase/isomerase family protein has translation MTVTLEVRDGVGTILLDRPPMNALDVAIQDRLRELAEEATRREDVRSVILYGGEKVFAAGADIKEMQAMDHTAMVLRSKGLQDAFTAVARIPKPVVAAVTGYALGGGCELALCADFRIAADNAKLGQPEILLGLIPGAGGTQRLARLIGPSRAKDLIFTGRMVKAEEALTLGLVDRVVPAAEVYEQAHAWAAALAKGPALALRAAKESIDAGLETDLDTGLTIERNWFSGLFATEDRERGMRSFVEEGPGKATFG, from the coding sequence ATGACTGTGACTCTCGAAGTACGCGACGGTGTCGGCACGATCCTCCTGGACCGGCCGCCCATGAACGCCCTGGACGTGGCGATCCAGGACCGGCTGCGGGAACTGGCCGAGGAGGCGACCCGGCGCGAGGACGTGCGGTCGGTGATCCTCTACGGCGGCGAGAAGGTGTTCGCGGCGGGCGCGGACATCAAGGAGATGCAGGCGATGGACCACACGGCGATGGTTCTGAGGTCCAAGGGCCTCCAGGACGCCTTCACCGCCGTCGCCCGCATCCCCAAGCCGGTCGTCGCCGCCGTCACCGGTTACGCGCTCGGCGGCGGCTGCGAACTGGCGCTCTGCGCCGACTTCCGGATCGCCGCGGACAACGCCAAGCTCGGCCAGCCGGAGATCCTCCTCGGACTCATCCCGGGCGCGGGCGGCACCCAGCGGCTCGCCCGGCTGATCGGCCCCTCCCGCGCCAAGGACCTCATCTTCACCGGCCGCATGGTCAAGGCGGAGGAAGCCCTCACGCTCGGGCTCGTCGACCGGGTGGTCCCGGCCGCCGAGGTCTACGAGCAGGCGCACGCCTGGGCCGCCGCGCTGGCCAAGGGGCCGGCGCTGGCACTGCGCGCGGCCAAGGAGTCGATCGACGCCGGACTGGAGACGGACCTCGACACCGGGCTCACCATCGAGCGGAACTGGTTCTCCGGCCTGTTCGCGACCGAGGACCGCGAGCGGGGGATGCGCAGCTTCGTGGAGGAGGGGCCGGGCAAGGCCACATTCGGCTGA
- a CDS encoding ATP-binding protein: MMVGMAGLEGVDQPRPRSSATAARWTSTMDDEQAFKALELFGNPTEGEVRLPSRPESAATARRITSCVVLRQWALSPQTAEYAVLLVSELVGNAVRHTGARVFGLRMVRRRGWIRVEVRDPSRGLPCLMPVREMDISGRGLMLVDKLSDRWGVDLLPRGKTTWFEMRISDR, from the coding sequence ATGATGGTGGGCATGGCGGGCTTGGAGGGTGTGGATCAGCCGCGACCGCGCAGCAGCGCGACCGCGGCACGCTGGACATCGACCATGGATGACGAACAGGCGTTCAAGGCGCTGGAGTTGTTCGGAAATCCGACGGAGGGGGAGGTCCGGCTGCCGTCCCGTCCGGAGTCGGCGGCGACGGCACGGCGCATCACCTCCTGCGTCGTCCTCCGCCAGTGGGCGCTCTCGCCCCAGACCGCCGAGTACGCGGTGCTCCTCGTCTCCGAACTCGTGGGCAACGCGGTGCGCCACACCGGGGCCCGGGTCTTCGGGTTACGGATGGTCCGCCGCCGGGGCTGGATCCGCGTCGAGGTGCGCGACCCCTCGCGCGGACTGCCGTGTCTGATGCCGGTGCGGGAGATGGACATCAGCGGGCGGGGGCTCATGCTCGTCGACAAGCTCTCCGACCGCTGGGGTGTGGATCTGCTGCCGCGCGGCAAGACCACCTGGTTCGAGATGCGCATCTCCGACCGCTGA
- a CDS encoding polysaccharide deacetylase family protein produces the protein MDGHRAPMGRRNALGAGAGALAAALAAGCARSDGAGGAGGPAAVTRPPGTSSATTASGTPGPTVTAAVTPSPAASRAAAPAPRAFPGLPFRIAHGPRDRPRVALTFDGRGDPDLARAALARCEQAGAHVTVLVVGAWLADHPGLARRILDGGHEIGNHTEHHLDLASLDERAAYEEIAACARRLRRLTGSIGAWFRPSPTAYASPLLQRLAQRAGYPHVLGCDVESLDHAATRVATVTRKVAGELRNGSVVELSLGRPVTVDALPLLLAEIGRRGLRAVTATELLGRPAADVTRTAR, from the coding sequence ATGGACGGACACAGGGCCCCGATGGGCCGCCGAAACGCGCTGGGAGCCGGGGCCGGGGCGCTGGCCGCCGCCCTCGCCGCAGGGTGCGCCCGGAGCGACGGGGCGGGCGGAGCCGGCGGGCCCGCGGCCGTCACCCGCCCACCCGGCACATCGTCCGCCACCACCGCCTCCGGCACCCCGGGCCCGACCGTCACCGCCGCCGTGACTCCGTCCCCCGCCGCCTCCCGGGCCGCCGCCCCCGCTCCCCGCGCCTTCCCCGGGCTGCCCTTCCGGATCGCGCACGGCCCCCGGGACCGGCCCCGCGTCGCCCTCACCTTCGACGGGCGGGGCGATCCGGACCTCGCCCGCGCCGCACTCGCCCGGTGCGAACAGGCCGGGGCGCACGTCACGGTGCTCGTGGTCGGCGCCTGGCTCGCCGACCACCCCGGCCTGGCCCGCCGGATCCTCGACGGGGGCCACGAGATCGGCAACCACACCGAGCACCACCTCGACCTCGCCTCCCTGGACGAGCGCGCGGCGTACGAGGAGATCGCCGCGTGCGCCCGGCGGCTGCGCCGGCTCACCGGGTCCATCGGTGCCTGGTTCCGCCCGTCGCCCACCGCGTACGCCTCCCCGCTCCTCCAGCGCCTCGCCCAGCGGGCCGGCTACCCCCATGTCCTCGGCTGCGACGTGGAGTCGCTCGACCACGCGGCCACCCGCGTCGCCACGGTCACCCGGAAGGTCGCGGGGGAGCTGCGCAACGGTTCGGTGGTGGAGCTGAGTCTCGGCCGCCCGGTCACCGTCGACGCGCTGCCGCTGCTTCTCGCCGAGATCGGCCGCCGCGGGCTGCGCGCGGTGACGGCCACGGAGCTGCTGGGCCGACCGGCCGCCGATGTCACCCGGACGGCCCGATAA
- a CDS encoding EF-hand domain-containing protein: MADIESARTAFERFDRDGDGLITANEYKSAMAQLGDPFVTETVAQAIINSHDGNGDGMLTFDEFWASQNKA, translated from the coding sequence GTGGCGGACATCGAGTCGGCGCGGACGGCATTCGAGCGGTTCGACAGGGACGGCGACGGGCTCATCACGGCCAACGAGTACAAGAGCGCGATGGCCCAGTTGGGCGACCCCTTCGTCACCGAGACGGTGGCGCAGGCGATCATCAACTCCCACGACGGCAACGGTGACGGCATGCTCACCTTCGACGAGTTCTGGGCCTCGCAGAACAAGGCCTGA
- a CDS encoding carboxylesterase/lipase family protein, with amino-acid sequence MSDIVAGTPPLVRTVHGTVRGAVERGVAVFRGIPYAAPPVGARRFRAPAPPEPWTGVREAVAFGPTAPKRPYAPPLDRLLPDPAVPGDGCLNLNVWTPSPERSTAGLPVLVWIHGGSLIHGSSAVPVYDGSAFARDGVVLVSVNYRLGVEGFGVLPDAPANRGLLDQLAALEWVRDNIAAFGGDPGRVTVAGESAGAVGVAALLASPRSAGLLRRAVLQSGAPAALPADGARGTTELIAKRLGVPATAAALAAVDPEALLTAQTEVTSGGNPLTGRSSFQVVVDGELLPHDPVEALHAGASAGIDLLLGSNTEEYRLWFVPGGLTEKISEPRLRLALLRFRVPGATARTYRANRPDATPGELLGALATDLLLRVPLNRLADARTHAPGATYVYEFGWPTPVQRLGACHALELGFVFDTLAHPDTMALTGPDAPQELADAMHRAWVDFVTDGDPGWPSWDARRPVTVFGPGAPELVLAPRDDELRGWKPYRTGRREAR; translated from the coding sequence ATGTCCGACATCGTGGCGGGGACTCCCCCGTTGGTGCGGACCGTGCACGGCACCGTGCGCGGTGCGGTGGAGCGGGGCGTCGCGGTCTTCCGCGGCATCCCGTACGCGGCTCCGCCGGTGGGCGCGCGCAGGTTCCGCGCGCCCGCTCCCCCCGAGCCGTGGACGGGGGTGCGCGAGGCCGTGGCGTTCGGTCCGACCGCCCCGAAGCGGCCCTACGCCCCGCCGCTGGACCGGCTGCTGCCGGATCCGGCGGTGCCGGGCGACGGCTGCCTGAACCTCAATGTGTGGACGCCGTCGCCGGAGCGGAGCACGGCCGGGCTGCCGGTGCTCGTCTGGATCCACGGCGGCTCGCTGATACACGGCTCCTCGGCGGTGCCGGTGTACGACGGGTCCGCGTTCGCCCGGGACGGGGTGGTCCTCGTCTCGGTCAACTACCGCCTGGGCGTCGAGGGCTTCGGGGTCCTCCCGGACGCGCCCGCCAACCGGGGGCTCCTGGACCAGCTGGCCGCCCTGGAGTGGGTGCGCGACAACATCGCGGCGTTCGGCGGCGACCCGGGCCGGGTGACGGTGGCCGGGGAGTCGGCGGGGGCGGTCGGCGTCGCCGCCCTGCTGGCCTCGCCCCGTTCGGCGGGGCTGCTGCGGCGGGCGGTGCTCCAGAGCGGGGCGCCCGCCGCGCTGCCGGCCGACGGTGCGCGCGGGACGACCGAGCTGATCGCGAAGCGGCTCGGGGTGCCCGCGACAGCCGCCGCGCTGGCCGCCGTGGACCCCGAGGCGCTGCTGACCGCGCAGACAGAGGTCACCAGCGGCGGGAACCCGCTGACCGGCCGCAGCTCCTTCCAGGTGGTCGTGGACGGCGAACTGCTGCCCCACGACCCCGTGGAGGCGCTGCACGCGGGCGCGTCCGCCGGGATCGATCTGCTGCTGGGCTCGAACACCGAGGAGTACCGGCTCTGGTTCGTACCCGGCGGCCTCACCGAGAAGATCAGCGAGCCGCGGCTCCGCCTCGCCCTGCTGAGGTTCAGGGTGCCGGGCGCCACGGCCCGCACCTACCGCGCCAACCGCCCGGACGCCACCCCCGGCGAGCTCCTCGGCGCGCTCGCGACGGACCTGCTGCTGCGGGTCCCGCTCAACCGGCTGGCCGATGCCCGGACGCACGCGCCGGGTGCCACGTACGTGTACGAGTTCGGCTGGCCCACCCCCGTACAGCGCCTCGGCGCCTGTCACGCGCTGGAGCTGGGCTTCGTCTTCGACACGCTCGCCCACCCCGACACGATGGCCCTGACCGGCCCCGACGCCCCGCAGGAACTGGCGGACGCGATGCACCGGGCGTGGGTCGATTTCGTGACCGACGGGGACCCCGGGTGGCCGTCCTGGGACGCGCGGCGGCCCGTGACGGTCTTCGGCCCGGGGGCGCCGGAGCTGGTCCTGGCCCCGCGCGACGACGAGTTGCGCGGCTGGAAGCCGTACCGCACAGGCCGCCGCGAGGCCCGATAG
- a CDS encoding peptidoglycan recognition protein family protein: MRAQRRMWTTAAVTTAAVAGVLVFQGVTGTSDSDRDGRAADAKSAPVKADVHRTALKTSADGGSASLARRDTEPFSLLGVTWTDPAARVTGSVEARTRSAATGEWTGWLPLDTEIDGRTETGRSGVRGTTEPRWVGPSNGVEVRVRAGDGVRAGLPEGLRLDTVDPGGDPAPLAAEPAAFAVEETPSGEPTPGQEPSATPPTEEPVEEPTDEPSPTPTTETPAPPSPTPSPSTESPAPSASPTTPTGSPSPTLPPAPPSTAPQPPIVSRAAWKADESLSTEAPDYLAQVKAVFVHHTAQTNAYSCADSAAIVRGLHTYHVKSNGWKDLGYNFIVDKCGTVFEGRKGGVDRPVMGAHTYGFNRDTTGIAVIGMYTDTKAATAATTSVARVAAWKLGQYKGDPAGTVQLTAGANGKNLAHKAFVAGQQYAFPRISGHRDGFATECPGLSLYQQLPAIRSLAAGPVTGLSITSVTGANASGSTYYTRSKITVGWKAATPSSFVKGYELLVGGKPVASVKGNVTSAPATLAAGKHSVQVRATHQSGKTTLSPAATVVADIAAPVFSTKPALTLRTGTVNTSAVPLTLKWKATDAASLKEVRLTAPVGKTYGPTTSSASHTAKSAKATAWKMTAYDRAGNTAAASVTRTPVILQESAAKKSGKWTTKSSGSYLGGKSYSSSTKGASLTWTFTGRSAAWVVSRAATSGQAYVYVDGKKAATVDLKSSATKYRQAIWTKSWSSSAKHTVKIVVVGTKGRPALTTDGLVYLK; the protein is encoded by the coding sequence GTGAGAGCACAACGAAGAATGTGGACCACGGCCGCCGTCACCACGGCGGCCGTGGCAGGTGTCCTGGTGTTCCAGGGCGTGACCGGCACCTCCGACTCCGACCGCGACGGGCGGGCGGCGGACGCCAAGTCCGCCCCGGTGAAGGCCGATGTGCACCGGACCGCGCTGAAGACCTCGGCCGACGGCGGCTCCGCGTCGCTCGCGCGGCGCGACACCGAGCCGTTCAGTCTGCTCGGCGTCACCTGGACCGATCCCGCCGCCCGGGTGACGGGGAGCGTCGAGGCCCGTACCCGGTCCGCCGCCACCGGCGAATGGACCGGCTGGCTGCCCCTGGACACCGAGATCGACGGGCGCACCGAGACCGGCCGGTCCGGCGTCCGCGGCACCACCGAACCCCGCTGGGTCGGCCCCTCCAACGGCGTCGAGGTCCGCGTCCGGGCCGGTGACGGCGTCCGGGCCGGGCTGCCCGAGGGGCTGCGGCTCGACACCGTCGACCCGGGCGGCGACCCCGCCCCGCTCGCCGCCGAACCGGCCGCGTTCGCCGTGGAGGAGACCCCCTCCGGGGAACCCACGCCCGGCCAGGAGCCGTCGGCCACCCCGCCCACGGAGGAGCCGGTCGAGGAGCCCACGGACGAGCCGTCGCCCACCCCGACCACCGAGACCCCGGCGCCGCCGAGCCCCACACCGAGCCCGAGCACCGAAAGCCCGGCGCCGTCCGCTTCGCCGACGACGCCCACCGGCTCACCGTCGCCGACGCTCCCGCCCGCGCCGCCGTCCACCGCTCCGCAGCCGCCGATCGTCTCCCGGGCGGCCTGGAAGGCGGACGAGTCGCTCAGCACCGAGGCGCCCGACTACCTGGCCCAGGTCAAGGCCGTCTTCGTCCACCACACGGCGCAGACGAACGCGTACTCCTGCGCCGACTCCGCGGCCATCGTGCGCGGTCTGCACACGTACCACGTGAAGTCGAACGGCTGGAAGGACCTCGGCTACAACTTCATCGTCGACAAGTGCGGCACGGTCTTCGAGGGCCGCAAGGGCGGTGTGGACCGGCCCGTGATGGGAGCGCACACCTACGGGTTCAACCGGGACACCACCGGCATCGCCGTGATCGGCATGTACACCGACACCAAGGCCGCGACCGCCGCGACCACCTCGGTCGCCCGTGTCGCCGCGTGGAAGCTCGGCCAGTACAAGGGTGACCCGGCCGGTACCGTCCAGCTCACCGCCGGGGCGAACGGCAAGAACCTGGCCCACAAGGCGTTCGTCGCCGGACAGCAGTACGCCTTCCCCCGGATCTCCGGGCACCGGGACGGGTTCGCCACCGAGTGCCCCGGCCTCTCCCTCTACCAGCAGCTCCCCGCCATCCGCTCCCTGGCCGCCGGCCCCGTCACCGGGCTCAGCATCACCTCGGTGACCGGCGCGAACGCCTCCGGTTCCACGTACTACACCCGGTCGAAGATCACCGTCGGCTGGAAGGCGGCCACGCCGTCCTCCTTCGTCAAGGGATACGAGCTGCTCGTCGGCGGAAAGCCGGTGGCCTCGGTCAAGGGCAACGTCACCTCCGCCCCGGCCACCCTCGCCGCCGGCAAGCACTCCGTGCAGGTCCGGGCCACCCACCAGTCGGGGAAGACCACCCTGTCGCCGGCGGCGACCGTGGTCGCCGACATCGCGGCGCCGGTCTTCTCCACCAAGCCGGCCCTCACCCTGCGCACCGGCACGGTGAACACCAGCGCGGTCCCGCTCACCCTGAAGTGGAAGGCCACCGACGCCGCCTCCCTCAAGGAGGTCCGGCTCACCGCCCCCGTCGGGAAGACCTACGGCCCGACCACGAGCAGCGCCTCGCACACCGCGAAGTCCGCCAAGGCGACCGCCTGGAAGATGACGGCGTACGACCGCGCGGGCAACACGGCCGCCGCCTCGGTCACCCGCACCCCGGTGATCCTCCAGGAGTCCGCCGCCAAGAAGAGCGGTAAGTGGACCACGAAGTCCTCCGGCAGCTACCTGGGCGGCAAGTCGTACTCCAGCAGCACCAAGGGCGCCAGTCTGACCTGGACGTTCACCGGGCGGTCAGCCGCGTGGGTGGTGTCGCGGGCCGCCACCTCGGGGCAGGCATACGTCTACGTCGACGGGAAGAAGGCCGCCACGGTGGACCTGAAGTCCTCCGCCACGAAGTACCGGCAGGCGATCTGGACGAAGTCCTGGTCCTCCAGCGCCAAGCACACGGTCAAGATCGTGGTCGTCGGAACCAAGGGCCGCCCGGCGCTGACCACGGACGGGCTGGTCTACCTGAAGTAG